The nucleotide sequence AGGGCCGCATGGTCTTTGAGAAGATTCTAGAGTTAAACCAGCTCCTCTCAGAAGACAAAGCATGAATAGGCGTCTTACGAGCTCGATAAAGACTTCGAGGCTTTTTTCATTTCGACGATCCTTTCAATCTCAACTAATAATTGAGCGACCTCTTTCCCGCTCTCTGTCAATATTACGAACCTGCGGCGTGGGAACGAGTGCTCTCTTTCTTCATTAACGAGGCCTAACTTAATCAAATGTTCTAATGAGGGGTTAAGCACAGAAGTGGACGAGTGTGAGGCGTCAACCAGCTCTCTAGCTGTCATCTTGTCCTTCTTTAATAATGCCTTGAGAATCCTCTGCTCTACTTCTGACAGCTCCATGTATTATGTATTGGTAATCGTTACTTTTGAAAATATGTAAGTAGTTTCGTTAACCGTTAAACGAAACATTTCTAATTAGTACCGGCCGATCCTGGATTAGGACTGAAGCAACTCATTGATC is from Sulfolobus acidocaldarius DSM 639 and encodes:
- a CDS encoding helix-turn-helix domain-containing protein, with the protein product MELSEVEQRILKALLKKDKMTARELVDASHSSTSVLNPSLEHLIKLGLVNEEREHSFPRRRFVILTESGKEVAQLLVEIERIVEMKKASKSLSSS